In the genome of Kluyveromyces marxianus DMKU3-1042 DNA, complete genome, chromosome 1, one region contains:
- the FSH2 gene encoding alpha/beta hydrolase, whose product MVKKVLMLHGLAQSGPYFESKTKGFRRVLEPLGYEFYYPTAPTKCSPADISTDIDDLGASSADDYHTWIVPDPVNNEYRLPDITRTFLREYILEHGPFDGIIGFSQGAAVAGYLLTDFNHLLDLTEEQQPTLKFCILFMGFRFKPDVYQEQYIKHPITVPSMHVAGQLDTVVDVAKIHDLHAACAEGTGTYLEHSGGHFVPNSKGFVTKVAEWLQSLPE is encoded by the coding sequence ATGGTGAAAAAGGTGCTAATGCTACATGGGTTAGCGCAATCCGGCCCATATTTTGAGTCAAAAACTAAAGGGTTTCGCAGAGTCTTAGAGCCGTTAGGGTACGAATTTTATTACCCAACGGCTCCAACCAAGTGTTCACCAGCTGATATATCAACCgatattgatgatttgGGGGCTTCATCGGCGGATGATTACCATACTTGGATTGTGCCCGATCCTGTCAACAATGAGTACAGATTGCCGGACATTACGCGGACTTTTTTGAGAGAGTACATCTTAGAGCATGGTCCTTTTGACGGCATCATAGGGTTTAGCCAGggtgctgctgttgctggaTATTTGTTGACAGACTTCAACCATTTGCTCGATCTCACTGAAGAACAGCAACCTACGCTCAAGTTCTGCATCTTGTTCATGGGATTCCGGTTCAAACCGGATGTGTACCAAGAACAGTACATAAAGCACCCAATCACAGTACCCTCAATGCATGTTGCAGGACAATTGGACACAGTGGTAGACGTAGCAAAAATACATGACTTGCATGCGGCTTGTGCAGAAGGGACCGGCACGTACTTGGAGCATTCTGGCGGACACTTCGTGCCAAATTCGAAGGGCTTCGTGACTAAAGTGGCTGAATGGCTACAGAGCTTGCCGGAGTAA
- the UBP8 gene encoding ubiquitin-specific protease UBP8: MVCPHMDQVVSNQKLGDAVLKECENVRYLIRHADYKSKTLGTMRCADCGEVNCGSTFICLQCGFCGCWNNNHFLEHSQKVGHIFGVNSSNGLVFCFRCGDYMADLVTEIPASHWDSVMKRTELPASIRRDGLQGLVNLGSTCFMSSIIQTIMHNPYIVRELLSHKHYNICPLKSGSKCISCAFDEIASDFYGGGPVSATTSSVSKGFVNLLSSSWYLNNHLVGSSQQDAHEYWQFLLNQIHTDHVRLFGSSKASDCKCISHRIFQGYLKNTLQCPQCGSAKTSIDPIMDLSLEIKNNLTLEDCLDHFQREETLNDFHWECETCKQNQGVIKQLTLHKAPIVLVIQLKRFEHLLNGQSVKLNDRVQFPLHLNLKPHLFKTKDDEIIPNIAYDLISVVSHQGTVDQGHYTTVACNDNGQWFKFNDSVVTSVTEEQVLDQQAYLLFYSIR; this comes from the coding sequence ATGGTTTGTCCGCATATGGATCAGGTCGTTTCAAATCAGAAGCTTGGAGATGCAGTTCTGAAAGAGTGTGAGAATGTGCGATATCTGATTCGACATGCCGATTATAAGAGTAAAACTCTTGGGACTATGAGGTGTGCCGATTGTGGGGAAGTGAACTGTGGATCGACTTTTATTTGCTTGCAATGCGGATTTTGCGGGTGCTGGAACAACAACCACTTCTTGGAACATTCACAAAAGGTAGGGCATATTTTTGGTGTGAATTCCAGCAATGGacttgttttttgtttccgGTGTGGCGATTATATGGCAGACTTGGTTACTGAGATTCCTGCTAGTCATTGGGACTCCGTAATGAAGAGAACGGAACTCCCCGCTAGCATACGTAGAGATGGGTTACAAGGTTTGGTGAACCTTGGTTCGACATGTTTTATGAGTAGTATAATACAAACTATCATGCATAATCCATATATTGTTCGGGAGCTTTTGTCTCATAAGCATTACAACATTTGCCCACTTAAATCAGGATCGAAATGCATTTCATGTGCGTTTGACGAAATTGCTAGCGATTTTTACGGTGGTGGGCCTGTTTCAGCAACAACATCCAGCGTGAGCAAAGGTTTTGTGAATCTTTTGTCTTCGTCGTGGTATCTCAATAATCATCTTGTGGGCTCCTCGCAACAGGACGCTCACGAGTATTGGCAATTCTTGCTGAATCAAATTCATACGGACCACGTCCGGTTATTCGGATCATCAAAGGCATCGGATTGCAAATGCATTTCTCACCGCATCTTCCAAGGTTACCTAAAAAACACTTTGCAATGTCCACAGTGCGGATCGGCAAAAACTTCCATAGACCCCATTATGGACCTGTCGTtggaaattaaaaataacCTAACGCTAGAGGATTGCTTGGATCATTTCCAAAGAGAGGAAACGTTAAATGATTTCCACTGGGAGTGTGAAACGTGCAAACAAAATCAAGGCGtaataaaacaattgaCATTACACAAGGCACCTATTGTCCTTGTGATTCAATTAAAAAGATTTGAGCATCTCTTAAATGGACAAAGTGTAAAATTAAATGATAGAGTACAGTTTCCATTACATCTAAACCTGAAACCTCATCTttttaaaacaaaagatgacGAAATCATTCCTAACATTGCATATGATTTGATAAGCGTTGTGTCACATCAAGGGACTGTTGACCAAGGTCATTATACAACAGTTGCTTGTAATGATAATGGTCAATGGTTCAAATTCAACGATTCTGTTGTAACTTCAGTAACAGAAGAGCAAGTCTTAGATCAGCAAGCTTATTTATTGTTCTATTCTattcgatga
- the ERG8 gene encoding phosphomevalonate kinase has product MLQEHIRAFSAPGKALLAGGYLVLKPEYRSYVVALSARMHALVSQEAAIEKSTTSIKVTVRSIQFNGDEWQYEIDSNSFYTPKEMNGRKNPFIERTLLTIFNYFQPDLSENGDILIEIYSDPGYHSQADTELKTNEIKSFLFHKKTITEIPKTGLGSSAGLVTVLITALVSCFKPSIDVSSSESMELIHNLAQVAHCQAQGKIGSGFDIAAAVYGSITYSRFDPSLIENLPSVIGGDYHSALKNLIDNTNWNVHAERVSLPPRLRLIMGDVNNGSNTTKLVALVNQWYKENYPRSLDIYNAISQANLEFIESLRQLTLLCDKEREEYESLIETLNSKGKVTHPLLEKIISAVSRIRENFRIITKESGADIEPEVQTHLLDAAVKLPGVLTGVVPGAGGYDAICLITTDSCHIADETKNDPTFSKVTWLDLSQQDMGIIEEKANNYLNLR; this is encoded by the coding sequence atgtTGCAGGAACATATAAGGGCCTTTAGTGCACCAGGAAAAGCTCTTTTAGCTGGTGGTTACCTTGTTTTAAAACCTGAGTACCGTTCCTATGTCGTTGCACTATCAGCTAGAATGCATGCGCTTGTTAGTCAAGAAGCTGCAATTGAAAAATCAACTACATCCATCAAAGTTACAGTTCGTAGCATTCAATTTAATGGCGATGAGTGGCAATATGAGATTGATTCAAATTCGTTTTATACtccaaaagaaatgaatgGTCGCAAGAATCCTTTCATTGAAAGAACTCTTCTAACTATCTTCAACTATTTCCAGCCAGATCTGTCAGAAAATGGTGACATCCttattgaaatatattcagATCCAGGCTATCACTCTCAGGCCGACACGGAATTAAAAacaaatgaaatcaaaagcttccttttccataaaaaaacaattacTGAAATTCCAAAGACAGGTCTTGGTTCGTCAGCGGGACTTGTTACTGTTCTTATCACTGCATTAGTTTCTTGCTTTAAACCTTCTATTGATGTATCCTCCTCGGAGTCTATGGAATTAATTCATAATTTGGCTCAAGTAGCTCATTGTCAGGCACAAGGGAAGATAGGCAGCGGATTTGACATTGCTGCTGCGGTTTATGGATCTATAACGTACAGTAGATTTGATCCTTCCTTGATTGAAAACCTGCCTTCAGTTATTGGAGGTGATTACCACTCTGCTTTAAAAAATTTGATCGACAATACCAACTGGAATGTTCATGCTGAGAGAGTTTCGCTTCCACCCAGACTGAGATTGATAATGGGTGATGTCAACAATGGCTCCAATACTACCAAGTTGGTTGCTTTAGTCAACCAGTGGTATAAAGAAAATTACCCAAGAAGCTTAGATATCTATAATGCAATAAGTCAAGCCAATTTAGAATTTATCGAATCTCTACGTCAACTAACATTATTATGtgataaagaaagagaagagtaCGAGTCATTGATTGAAACATTAAATTCAAAGGGTAAAGTAACACACCCTTTGTTGGAAAAAATTATATCTGCTGTAAGTCGAATCAGAGAAAACTTCAGAATTATTACTAAAGAATCAGGGGCTGATATTGAACCCGAAGTTCAAACACATCTATTAGACGCCGCGGTTAAGCTTCCAGGAGTGTTAACAGGAGTAGTCCCTGGTGCTGGTGGCTACGATGCTATATGTTTGATCACTACGGACAGCTGTCACATTGCCGATGAAACCAAGAACGATCCTACCTTCTCTAAAGTAACCTGGTTGGATTTATCCCAACAGGATATGGGTataattgaagaaaaagccAATAATTATTTGAACTTAAGATAG
- the FSH3 gene encoding alpha/beta hydrolase codes for MSQSQKILMLHGYAQSDVIFRAKTAGLRKQLAKKGFELFYPCGPYQLHSKDFNDREVDSKDVQKSVDMYGWFLKDLETNSYTLKSELLDYLSTYIKEHGPFDGIGGFSQGAGLAGYLSTDLQTILSLSNEEQPPLKFAMYFSGFKFEPEEFQSQYTEHPIHIPTLHVMGELDSLVTEERSMKLYEACDPSTRTLLKYPGGHYIPNTRPFINNVLSWLQAHSGKTTDDKSHETSKKATTASSNDHLDNDLLDVIDSLGKI; via the coding sequence ATGTCCCAATCTCAAAAGATATTGATGCTCCATGGGTATGCACAATCCGATGTGATTTTCAGGGCCAAAACTGCAGGATTGAGGAAGCAACTTGCGAAGAAGGGCTTCGAGCTGTTCTATCCGTGCGGGCCTTATCAACTCCATTCTAAAGACTTCAATGACAGGGAGGTCGATTCAAAAGATGTCCAGAAGTCTGTAGATATGTATGGCTGGTTCTTGAAAGACCTAGAAACCAATAGTTATACATTGAAATCAGAGTTATTGGATTATCTCAGCACTTATATCAAAGAACATGGTCCTTTTGACGGCATTGGCGGGTTTAGCCAGGGCGCAGGCTTAGCTGGATACCTTTCTACAGACTTACAAACAATCCTATCCCTTTCAAATGAAGAGCAACCTCCTTTAAAATTCGCTATGTACTTTTCTGGCTTCAAATTTGAACCCGAGGAATTCCAAAGCCAGTACACTGAACATCCAATTCATATCCCAACGCTTCATGTCATGGGTGAATTGGATTCACTTGTTACAGAAGAACGCTCCATGAAGTTATACGAGGCTTGCGATCCCTCTACACGAACCCTTCTAAAATATCCAGGAGGCCATTACATACCTAACACAAGACCCTTCATCAATAACGTCTTGAGTTGGCTACAGGCACATTCAGGAAAAACTACAGACGACAAGTCGCATGAAACAAGCAAAAAAGCTACTACCGCCTCTTCAAACGACCATTTGGATAACGATCTACTGGATGTGATCGATTCTCTCGGTAAGATATAG
- the FMP42 gene encoding Fmp42p → MTVKTVGGFDIRIVQVLCAIIWCFLSAGLIFGFAALKPVLVDQHVYEELCYKDGLAANIPCTEQDLKLNRMFTIGAVVTNSIAFPVGWVLDHYGPRVCGLIGSLFLFLGSGCYIATKHLTFLDPYLYGYILLAIGGPFVFISSFQLANTFPKYSGSILAVITGAFDCSSALFLFYRLYYQKVDSGLNLKRFFSLYLIVPTFITFCQLTFMPSKSYKTLGAVHKLEIEGLDEDGNLPEGQDASLIIPDEGERESLLSGSAPLIQPVLSHGSRRKSVLENYVEAKLEKKTHGVFGVLHDETALNQIKSYWFILMLLFTVITMLRINYFVATVRSQEEYLLQDPSLAATINSIFDVALPLGGVIAIPLVGILLDRVETYSVLFLATCLSIIIGIFGLIPAFVPNLIGIFILVVFRPFYYTVVSDYCSKIFGFETFGTVYGLMICIAGFMNLSQTYLDKLTHTTFKMNPTPVNICLLSATIIISVTLLLYIRFQTKKRAKLMEEIQNSSTSPYSST, encoded by the coding sequence ATGACTGTAAAAACTGTTGGAGGTTTCGATATACGTATCGTACAGGTTCTATGTGCCATTATCtggtgttttctttctgctGGATTGATCTTTGGTTTTGCAGCGTTAAAACCCGTTCTTGTTGACCAACATGTGTATGAAGAACTATGTTATAAAGATGGATTGGCTGCAAATATTCCATGTACAGAACAAGATTTGAAGCTTAATAGAATGTTCACCATTGGTGCAGTTGTTACAAATTCAATTGCATTCCCAGTTGGTTGGGTGTTGGATCATTATGGTCCTAGAGTCTGTGGTCTTATCGGATCTTTATTCCTATTTCTAGGGTCTGGATGCTACATTGCTACCAAGCACTTGACATTTTTGGACCCTTACTTGTATGGGTACATTCTTCTTGCTATCGGGGGTCCATTTGTGTTCATTTCCTCTTTTCAATTAGCAAATACATTCCCTAAATATTCGGGTTCCATCCTTGCTGTCATTACAGGGGCATTCGACTGTTCCTCAGCCTTATTCCTATTCTACAGACTCTACTATCAAAAGGTTGATTCTGGACTAAACTTGAAGAGGTTCTTTAGCCTTTATTTGATTGTGCCTACCTTCATTACATTCTGCCAATTAACTTTTATGCCCTCAAAGTCTTACAAAACCTTAGGAGCAGTTCACAAATTAGAGATTGAAGGATTGGATGAGGATGGTAACCTTCCAGAAGGCCAAGACGCTTCTTTAATTATTCCAGATGAAGGAGAACGTGAATCTTTACTCTCTGGATCGGCTCCTTTGATACAGCCAGTTCTTTCGCAtggatcaagaagaaagagtgTGTTAGAGAACTACGTGGAAGctaaattggaaaagaaaacacatGGTGTTTTTGGTGTGCTTCATGACGAGACGGCTTTGAATCAAATCAAGTCGTACTGGTTTATATTAATGTTGCTATTCACGGTAATTACGATGCTGAGGATCAATTACTTCGTCGCAACGGTTAGAtctcaagaagaatactTGCTCCAGGATCCTTCTCTAGCCGCAACAATCAACTCTATCTTTGATGTAGCTTTACCATTAGGTGGTGTTATAGCAATTCCGCTAGTTGGTATTTTGCTAGATAGGGTTGAAACTTATTCAGTCCTTTTCTTGGCAACATGTTTATCCATTATTATCGGTATTTTCGGTTTAATTCCTGCATTTGTGCCAAATTTGATCGGTATCTTTATTCTAGTCGTTTTCAGGCCATTTTACTATACTGTGGTTTCAGATTACTGCTCTAAGATTTTTGGATTCGAAACGTTCGGGACAGTTTACGGATTAATGATTTGCATTGCTGGGTTTATGAATCTTTCCCAAACTTACTTGGACAAACTTACCCATACTACTTTCAAAATGAACCCAACACCAGtaaatatttgtttattgTCGGCTACGATAATCATTTCAGTGACACTACTACTGTATATTAGATTCcaaaccaagaaaagagcAAAGCTAATGGAAGAGATCCAaaattcttcaacttctccGTATAGTTCTACGTAA
- the RFM1 gene encoding Rfm1p yields MSKSEETTAVDIGLNENLTSGKQVKLEKESGNDSKESKVNGNNSILESNNAHKLSANFDSYIYQIKERRQKLYDELKQLEREIIPREFESYNEYYLIKNFKVGKSASGRVNVEGLRSRGNGGPYRRLKRTSRRGSPHGSRDSSRYSSDGNSDDEGNKSDPENREPHSNDVEYKPSSYKINREITASSIIEEDSTGPVRRSTRLTRKEKERQLSKEKLKKKELENKEKERDSSVSDNEYQSCVIQHLYENLIQKIEKPVRRSDWLLPPKNRYIPEKNQPVKHEPEQIKINELARNSRIKKVLSRFDGGLAGVRTNN; encoded by the coding sequence ATGAGCAAATCTGAGGAAACCACGGCAGTGGATATAGGATTAAACGAAAACCTAACAAGTGGCAAGCAAGTAAAGCTAGAGAAGGAATCTGGAAATGACTCTAAGGAATCTAAAGTCAATGGTAATAATTCTATTTTAGAGAGTAATAATGCTCATAAATTAAGTGCAAACTTTGAcagttatatatatcagatcaaagaaagaagacaaaagTTGTACGATGAGCTCAAGCAGCTAGAGAGAGAGATCATACCGCGTGAGTTTGAATCTTACAATGAATATTATCTAATAAAAAACTTTAAAGTAGGGAAGTCTGCAAGCGGTCGCGTAAATGTGGAGGGATTGCGTAGTAGAGGAAATGGTGGACCTTATCGTAGATTAAAACGTACTTCAAGACGTGGCAGTCCACATGGTTCTCGCGACAGTTCCAGGTATTCGAGTGATGGGAACTCTGATGACGAAGGTAATAAATCGGATCCCGAGAATAGAGAACCACACAGCAATGACGTAGAATACAAACCTAGCTCGTATAAAATTAACAGGGAAATAactgcttcttcaataatagaagaagatagtACTGGCCCAGTCAGAAGGTCTACGAGATTAACcagaaaagagaaggagaggcaactttccaaagaaaaacttaagaagaaggaattagaaaataaagagaaagaaagagatagtTCAGTATCTGATAACGAATATCAATCTTGTGTTATTCAACATCTTTACGAAAATTTGATACAAAAGATTGAGAAACCAGTAAGAAGATCAGATTGGTTGCTACCTCCAAAGAATAGGTACATACCTGAAAAAAATCAACCAGTTAAGCATGAGCCAGAACAAATTAAAATCAATGAACTTGCAAGAAATTCGCGCATCAAAAAAGTGCTATCTCGTTTTGATGGTGGATTAGCAGGTGTTCGTACGAATAACTAG